In a single window of the Silvimonas iriomotensis genome:
- a CDS encoding MFS transporter, which produces MDNQTHAHPHGKWLVLAAVCLAGMMMPLAFTAPGIALPAISHDLGGNALSLAWVVNIFILAFGSAVMAAGALADRFGRKRMFTLGVVAFGLISLAQVFVPNLLTLNVLRALQGVAAAMAMAGGSASLAHEFDGAARTHAYSLLGTSFGAGLAVGPLWAGFLIDAFGWRAIFLTCVVMSVLVLLFGVPRMQESRDPNARGVDIWGTVTFTATLLLLTLGILQGPQSGWASWPTLALLGGAVLALVVFIQVERTHPRSMLDLSLFRNARFIGAQALPSGTAFSFVVPLVMLPVRFIGIEGYNPVTAGLMMVPLSAPMLIVPLLGALATRWIAASTLCLIGFGFSAIGLVWLGQVAPGAAHADFVLPLLLIGFGASLPWGLMDDLAISVVPKERAGMAAGFFATVRLASESIALAVVAAVLAAVLQLVITQHAGNALPVVDLGNALAAGDLASASHMLPSVSHGQWLRLYGEAFHLVTLVLAALTLAAGLVAFFTLRRAPAHKAADPQLVPVTECAR; this is translated from the coding sequence ATGGACAATCAGACACACGCGCATCCGCATGGCAAATGGCTGGTGCTGGCCGCCGTCTGCCTTGCGGGCATGATGATGCCGCTGGCGTTTACCGCGCCCGGCATTGCCTTGCCGGCCATCAGCCACGATCTGGGCGGTAACGCGCTCTCATTGGCCTGGGTGGTGAACATTTTCATTCTGGCGTTTGGCAGCGCAGTGATGGCTGCCGGGGCACTGGCAGACCGCTTTGGCCGCAAGCGCATGTTTACCCTGGGCGTGGTGGCGTTCGGGCTGATCTCGCTGGCGCAAGTGTTTGTGCCCAATCTGTTGACGCTCAATGTGCTGCGCGCGCTGCAGGGCGTGGCCGCCGCCATGGCCATGGCCGGCGGCTCGGCCTCGCTGGCGCATGAATTTGATGGTGCCGCGCGCACGCATGCGTATTCGCTGCTGGGCACCAGTTTTGGCGCGGGCCTGGCGGTCGGGCCGCTGTGGGCGGGGTTTCTGATTGATGCATTTGGCTGGCGGGCGATTTTCCTCACCTGCGTGGTGATGTCGGTGCTGGTCTTGCTGTTTGGCGTGCCGCGCATGCAAGAGTCGCGTGACCCCAACGCCAGAGGCGTGGATATCTGGGGCACGGTGACGTTTACCGCCACCTTGTTGTTGCTCACGCTGGGCATTTTGCAAGGTCCGCAAAGTGGCTGGGCCAGTTGGCCGACGCTGGCCTTGCTGGGTGGTGCGGTGCTGGCGCTGGTGGTGTTCATCCAGGTCGAGCGCACGCACCCGCGCTCCATGCTTGATCTGTCGCTGTTCCGTAACGCGCGTTTTATTGGCGCGCAGGCGCTGCCCTCAGGCACGGCATTCAGTTTTGTGGTCCCGCTGGTGATGCTGCCGGTACGCTTTATCGGCATTGAAGGCTACAACCCGGTCACGGCCGGGCTGATGATGGTGCCGCTTTCTGCCCCCATGCTGATCGTGCCCTTGCTGGGCGCGCTGGCCACGCGCTGGATTGCCGCCAGCACGCTGTGTCTGATCGGCTTTGGCTTCTCTGCCATCGGCCTTGTCTGGCTGGGGCAGGTGGCACCGGGCGCGGCCCATGCTGACTTTGTCTTGCCGCTGTTGTTGATTGGTTTTGGTGCCAGCCTGCCGTGGGGTCTGATGGATGACCTGGCGATCAGCGTCGTGCCCAAAGAGCGGGCCGGTATGGCGGCCGGTTTCTTTGCAACCGTGCGGCTGGCCAGTGAATCCATTGCGCTGGCGGTGGTTGCGGCGGTACTGGCGGCGGTGCTGCAACTGGTGATCACGCAGCATGCAGGCAATGCTTTGCCGGTGGTGGATCTGGGCAACGCGCTGGCGGCGGGCGATCTGGCCAGCGCCAGCCACATGCTGCCGAGTGTGTCGCACGGCCAATGGCTGCGATTGTATGGCGAGGCGTTTCACCTGGTCACCTTGGTGCTGGCCGCTCTGACGCTGGCCGCCGGGCTGGTCGCGTTCTTTACACTGCGCCGGGCGCCGGCGCACAAGGCTGCAGACCCGCAACTGGTGCCGGTGACGGAATGCGCCCGCTAG
- a CDS encoding glutathione S-transferase family protein codes for MSAHPQEPIRLYRHALSGHCHRVELLLELMHLPYQRVEINLQQGEHKTPAFLQLNPFGLLPVIDDNGTVVADSAAILVYLARKYGGQRYLPEPPEATAAVQRWLAVAAGPLASGPAAARVATLFNKPIDTGRVQQIAHDLLQVMEDWLSTHAFLAAEHETLADLAFYAYIAHAPEGNVSLAAYPHVRQWLSRIEQLPDFVPMQRSAVGLAAVEG; via the coding sequence ATGTCTGCGCATCCGCAAGAACCCATCCGCTTGTATCGCCACGCCTTGTCTGGCCACTGTCACCGCGTAGAGTTGCTGCTGGAACTCATGCATTTGCCGTATCAACGGGTAGAGATCAATCTGCAACAGGGCGAGCACAAAACGCCAGCGTTCTTGCAGCTCAACCCTTTTGGCCTGCTGCCGGTGATCGACGACAACGGCACCGTGGTGGCCGATTCCGCGGCGATTCTGGTTTATCTGGCACGCAAATACGGCGGTCAGCGTTACCTGCCCGAGCCGCCAGAAGCCACAGCGGCGGTGCAGCGCTGGCTGGCGGTGGCGGCAGGCCCGCTGGCCTCCGGCCCGGCGGCGGCCCGCGTTGCCACCTTGTTCAACAAGCCCATCGATACCGGGCGCGTGCAGCAAATTGCCCATGACCTGTTGCAGGTGATGGAGGACTGGCTGAGCACGCACGCGTTTCTGGCGGCGGAGCATGAAACGCTGGCAGACCTGGCGTTCTATGCGTACATCGCCCACGCGCCGGAAGGCAACGTGTCGCTGGCGGCGTACCCGCACGTGCGCCAGTGGCTAAGCCGCATTGAACAACTGCCGGACTTTGTGCCCATGCAGCGCAGCGCGGTGGGCCTGGCGGCGGTGGAGGGTTAA
- a CDS encoding nucleoid-associated protein produces the protein MSTQPVTIRDLVVHQLIKEANGPASVALRDAVLPVTPAGQRLVDHLCQQYVARLGKGFGKFEEDETQFAVPGLVRAHVIDQSIDFITLTRGMMSQLQLRAEQEALATGGFVLFARGKDEEADFLLVALVSEIMGTAITDGMHITDSLHLDMNTLRVAGRVDLTAWQKGQDRYLSFLKGRGDVAAYFKLFLGCNDVVTALKETQKLVQGLENFVATTQLGHAARDELFERAHGYLDELGNDARSVSIADVAERIWPDEPEKMRETLADESLQLNDGFVPDRRAIKPLKRFKTTAPGWKLEFDRGAIRSGDVIYNKSNDTIVLYNVPEQLRKDLVGDE, from the coding sequence ATGTCTACCCAACCCGTCACCATCCGTGACCTGGTCGTTCACCAACTCATCAAAGAAGCCAACGGCCCGGCCAGCGTTGCCCTGCGCGATGCGGTACTGCCGGTAACGCCGGCCGGTCAACGCCTGGTAGATCATCTGTGCCAGCAATATGTGGCCCGGCTGGGCAAGGGCTTTGGCAAGTTTGAAGAAGATGAAACCCAGTTTGCCGTGCCGGGGCTGGTGCGCGCACATGTGATCGACCAGTCGATCGATTTCATCACGCTCACGCGCGGCATGATGTCGCAGCTGCAACTGCGGGCAGAGCAAGAAGCCCTGGCCACTGGCGGTTTTGTACTGTTTGCGCGCGGCAAAGATGAAGAAGCAGACTTTTTGCTGGTGGCGCTGGTGTCTGAAATCATGGGCACGGCCATTACCGATGGCATGCACATTACCGATTCGCTGCATCTGGACATGAACACCCTGCGCGTGGCCGGCCGGGTTGATCTGACCGCGTGGCAAAAGGGGCAGGATCGTTACCTGAGCTTCTTGAAAGGGCGGGGCGATGTGGCCGCGTACTTCAAGCTGTTCCTGGGTTGCAATGATGTGGTCACTGCACTCAAGGAAACCCAGAAGCTGGTTCAGGGGCTGGAGAACTTTGTAGCGACGACGCAGCTGGGCCATGCCGCGCGTGATGAATTGTTCGAGCGCGCCCACGGTTATCTGGATGAACTGGGTAACGATGCGCGCTCGGTCAGCATTGCCGATGTCGCAGAAAGAATCTGGCCGGATGAGCCGGAGAAAATGCGGGAGACGCTGGCCGATGAAAGCCTGCAGCTTAACGACGGCTTTGTGCCGGATCGCCGCGCCATCAAGCCGCTCAAGCGTTTCAAGACGACGGCGCCGGGCTGGAAGCTGGAGTTCGATCGCGGCGCGATTCGCTCTGGCGACGTGATCTACAACAAGAGCAACGACACCATCGTGCTCTACAACGTGCCCGAGCAGTTGCGAAAAGATCTGGTGGGTGACGAATAA
- a CDS encoding TetR/AcrR family transcriptional regulator gives MAERGRPRCFDREAALNKAMDVFWRNGYEGASLAQLTEAMGINSPSLYATFGSKEALYKEAVEQYDAEIGADINASLSADTDVRTAVYETMRITAEYFSDPERPAGCMVLLSALNCTPENASVAQHMCDLRKRSGNILRQRLLRAQAAGEIAATANIEQLTAFIMSVRQGMSIQARDGAGRTALLAIADATLVAFDAMTASAKATAQDLHGD, from the coding sequence ATGGCAGAAAGAGGCCGACCCCGCTGCTTTGATCGTGAAGCAGCGTTGAACAAGGCAATGGACGTGTTCTGGCGCAATGGCTACGAAGGCGCCTCGCTGGCGCAACTGACCGAGGCCATGGGCATCAATTCGCCCAGCCTGTATGCCACTTTTGGCTCGAAAGAAGCGCTGTACAAAGAGGCGGTCGAACAATACGACGCCGAGATAGGGGCCGACATCAATGCCAGCCTGAGTGCGGATACCGATGTGCGCACGGCGGTTTACGAGACCATGCGCATTACCGCTGAATATTTTTCCGACCCGGAGCGACCGGCCGGCTGCATGGTGCTGTTGTCGGCGCTGAACTGTACGCCAGAGAATGCCAGCGTAGCGCAGCATATGTGCGACCTGCGCAAGCGCTCCGGCAACATCCTGCGCCAGCGCCTGCTGCGGGCGCAGGCAGCTGGAGAGATCGCCGCGACGGCCAATATCGAGCAATTGACCGCGTTTATCATGAGTGTGCGCCAGGGGATGTCGATCCAGGCGCGGGACGGGGCCGGACGTACCGCACTATTAGCGATTGCCGATGCCACGCTGGTGGCATTTGATGCGATGACCGCATCGGCAAAAGCCACCGCCCAGGACTTGCATGGCGACTGA
- a CDS encoding pyridoxamine 5'-phosphate oxidase family protein: MATPDPGWTRTGSPFHAASLQIQSQLGMGDKMALIGQRTIRAFLPQQHQDFYPQLPFLLVGSVDRSGQPWASILAAQPGFVSALDDTHVAVSARPLAGDPLAQNLVVGAQLGVLGIELPTRRRNRLNGQIAGLSDGGFVIAVDQAFGNCPKYIQSRDANFVAPQDYHPGQPVWLDALDDAASTLISRADTLFIATSCLIAPAAQRPWQGVDISHRGGAPGFVAVNADGGLTLPDYMGNFHFRTLGNLQLEPRAGLLFVDFATGDLLLVSVTTQVIWDGPRLAGFAGAQRLVDMQVTRALRLPGALPLRFSAPQYSPVLPV; this comes from the coding sequence ATGGCCACGCCTGATCCCGGCTGGACCAGAACCGGCTCTCCGTTTCACGCTGCCTCGCTGCAGATTCAGTCGCAACTGGGCATGGGCGACAAGATGGCGCTGATCGGCCAGCGCACGATCCGCGCTTTCCTGCCGCAACAGCATCAGGACTTCTACCCGCAGCTGCCGTTCTTGCTGGTGGGCAGCGTGGACCGGAGCGGCCAGCCCTGGGCTTCCATCCTTGCTGCCCAACCGGGTTTTGTCAGCGCCCTGGACGATACCCATGTAGCGGTCAGCGCCCGGCCGCTGGCGGGTGATCCGCTGGCGCAAAACCTGGTGGTTGGTGCGCAACTGGGCGTGCTGGGAATCGAACTGCCCACGCGGCGCCGCAACCGGCTCAACGGCCAGATTGCCGGGCTCTCTGACGGCGGATTTGTGATTGCCGTCGACCAAGCGTTTGGTAATTGCCCCAAATATATCCAGAGCCGCGATGCGAACTTTGTGGCGCCGCAGGATTATCACCCGGGGCAGCCCGTCTGGCTGGATGCGCTGGATGACGCCGCCAGCACGCTGATCAGCCGGGCCGATACGCTGTTTATCGCCACGAGTTGCCTGATCGCCCCAGCAGCGCAGCGGCCATGGCAAGGCGTGGATATCTCGCACCGCGGCGGCGCACCGGGGTTTGTGGCGGTGAATGCAGACGGTGGGCTGACTTTGCCCGATTACATGGGCAATTTTCATTTCCGCACGCTGGGCAACCTGCAACTGGAGCCCCGCGCCGGCTTGTTGTTTGTGGATTTTGCAACTGGTGATCTGTTGCTGGTCAGCGTGACCACCCAGGTGATCTGGGACGGCCCGCGCCTTGCCGGCTTTGCGGGCGCACAACGGCTGGTGGATATGCAGGTTACGCGTGCGCTGCGCTTGCCCGGCGCCTTGCCGCTGCGGTTTTCAGCGCCGCAGTATTCCCCGGTATTGCCGGTTTAA
- a CDS encoding ligand-binding sensor domain-containing protein, with translation MLLCGWCLALAACAGSAILPEQENNYLATTVYQHTGWKHADGAPGFINAIAQTADGWLWLGSASGLFRFDGIKFEQITTLGGHPLKSNVISSLYAEGNTLWIGYQYGRASVFDGKSVRHFSELDGLPPGAIFGFARGPDGKMYAGGNGGIGRLDGQHWVHFWPNGGYGGMQANKMFFDQHGALWVNAYGDIQVNVPGGTRFDTVYRSPDASMAISPMGDIWIAGRSIGLLRSDPLRRQFEPVLPAGSNSGPLAVDFQRNGQMLLNRIGSIELVDNPNSMHSLARITVQNGLSGEHVLSNLLEDREGNIWVGTTGGLDRMYLSTLTQVILPPGTTQTGLTAGEDGRVWVTSDHDTSLMELDPQGHFSYSGLSGITASVRAADGVVWFGSETGVWRKRGAEMQFWALPKDLTGKPIMAMAPAASGTGVWVSITRLGLFLLQDGEWRRRAGRLDIPDLSPTSMLLDSQHRLWLGFSESRITMVDGDKVVNYESRDGLSLGNVLSLYERDGVLWAGGETGVARLSGRTFVPLRDADGHNFAGVSGIVQRANGELWLYGVDGLNRIDATIMQQVLRAGLTEVPAERFDYRNGLVGVPAQLRPVSSLIEATDGRIWYATDDSVGWLDPAHIRRNSIMPPVLITRLKADDVVYRDDNVSLPRNTRNLQISFTALGLTLPQRMHFKYQLTGVDNTWQDVGNRREAFYTNLAPGNYRFTVIAANEDDVWNIVGASIDFYIPPTFVQSRWFIALLVFGLMLLAGLLYLWRVRYLTARMRERIHERVQERERIARALHDTLLQGVQGLILSVNTATRYMRTDFQRGEAMIEDSLNHAEQLLSQGRDQVRDLRSGSELKHELSHALKEAATHLTRQYGIDIFVTCNTERRPLREGAAAEIFAIVREAMVNAARHAGAQFIEVQLEYSRRFLICEVRDGGRGIADLELLQDQREGHWGIPGMRERAQKLGGVLFIETRVGAGTQVTVAIPGHKIYLAPGWVLRLWRMLFKRRGPAASDALPPAD, from the coding sequence TTGCTGCTTTGCGGCTGGTGCCTGGCGCTGGCGGCCTGTGCGGGCAGTGCCATCTTGCCGGAACAGGAAAACAACTACCTGGCGACCACGGTGTACCAGCACACCGGCTGGAAACACGCCGACGGCGCGCCCGGTTTCATCAATGCCATTGCGCAGACTGCAGACGGCTGGCTCTGGCTGGGCTCGGCCAGCGGCTTGTTCCGCTTTGACGGCATCAAGTTCGAGCAGATCACCACACTGGGTGGTCATCCGCTCAAATCCAATGTGATTTCCAGTTTGTACGCCGAAGGCAATACCTTGTGGATCGGCTATCAATATGGCCGCGCCAGCGTGTTCGATGGTAAAAGCGTGCGCCATTTCAGCGAGCTGGACGGCCTGCCACCGGGCGCCATTTTCGGGTTTGCCCGTGGCCCGGACGGCAAGATGTACGCGGGCGGCAACGGCGGCATTGGCCGCCTGGATGGCCAGCACTGGGTTCATTTCTGGCCCAATGGCGGCTATGGCGGCATGCAGGCCAACAAGATGTTTTTTGACCAGCATGGCGCGCTCTGGGTCAACGCCTATGGCGACATTCAGGTGAACGTACCAGGCGGCACCCGCTTTGATACGGTGTACCGCTCGCCCGATGCCAGCATGGCGATCAGCCCGATGGGCGATATCTGGATTGCCGGCCGCTCCATCGGGCTGTTGCGCAGTGACCCGCTGCGCCGCCAGTTTGAGCCGGTGTTGCCCGCTGGCAGCAACAGCGGCCCGCTGGCGGTGGATTTCCAGCGCAACGGGCAGATGCTGCTCAACCGCATCGGGTCGATCGAACTCGTCGACAACCCCAACTCCATGCACTCGCTGGCGCGCATTACCGTGCAGAACGGTCTGAGCGGCGAGCATGTGTTAAGCAATCTGCTGGAAGACCGCGAAGGCAATATCTGGGTGGGCACCACGGGTGGCCTTGATCGCATGTATCTGAGCACGCTCACCCAGGTGATCCTGCCGCCCGGCACCACCCAGACCGGCCTGACGGCGGGGGAGGATGGCCGGGTCTGGGTGACCAGCGATCACGATACCTCGCTGATGGAACTCGATCCGCAAGGCCACTTCAGTTATTCCGGGCTTTCCGGCATTACCGCCAGCGTGCGCGCGGCCGATGGCGTGGTGTGGTTTGGCTCGGAGACCGGCGTCTGGCGCAAGCGCGGCGCAGAAATGCAGTTCTGGGCCTTGCCCAAAGACCTGACCGGCAAGCCCATCATGGCCATGGCGCCGGCCGCCAGCGGGACCGGCGTCTGGGTCTCGATCACCCGGCTGGGGCTGTTCTTGCTGCAAGATGGCGAGTGGCGTCGCCGCGCCGGCCGGCTGGATATCCCGGATTTGTCCCCGACCTCCATGCTGCTGGATTCACAGCATCGGCTATGGCTGGGTTTCAGCGAAAGCCGCATCACCATGGTGGATGGCGACAAAGTGGTGAACTACGAGTCGCGCGACGGCCTGAGCCTGGGCAATGTGCTGAGTCTGTACGAGCGTGACGGCGTGCTCTGGGCTGGTGGCGAGACCGGTGTGGCGCGGTTGTCCGGCCGCACGTTTGTGCCGCTGCGTGACGCGGACGGCCACAATTTTGCCGGGGTATCCGGCATCGTACAGCGCGCCAATGGCGAACTCTGGCTGTATGGCGTGGACGGGCTGAACCGCATTGATGCCACGATCATGCAACAAGTGCTGCGCGCCGGGCTGACCGAAGTCCCGGCAGAGCGCTTTGACTACCGCAACGGTCTTGTCGGCGTGCCGGCGCAACTGCGGCCGGTGTCCTCGCTGATTGAAGCCACCGATGGCCGCATCTGGTACGCCACCGATGACAGCGTCGGCTGGCTGGACCCGGCCCACATCCGCCGCAACAGCATCATGCCGCCGGTCCTGATTACCCGCCTGAAAGCCGACGATGTGGTTTACCGCGACGACAATGTCTCGTTACCGCGCAATACCCGCAATCTGCAGATCAGCTTCACCGCGCTGGGCCTGACCTTGCCGCAGCGCATGCATTTCAAATACCAGCTGACCGGCGTGGATAACACCTGGCAGGACGTGGGCAACCGGCGCGAGGCCTTTTATACCAACCTGGCGCCGGGCAATTACCGCTTTACCGTGATTGCCGCCAATGAAGACGACGTCTGGAACATCGTTGGCGCCAGCATTGATTTTTATATCCCGCCCACCTTTGTGCAAAGCCGCTGGTTTATTGCCTTGCTGGTGTTCGGACTGATGCTGCTGGCCGGTTTGCTTTACCTGTGGCGCGTGCGCTACCTGACCGCCCGCATGCGTGAGCGCATTCATGAGCGGGTGCAGGAACGTGAACGCATCGCCCGTGCCTTGCACGACACCCTGTTGCAAGGCGTGCAAGGGCTGATCCTCAGCGTCAATACCGCCACGCGCTATATGCGCACCGACTTTCAGCGCGGCGAGGCCATGATCGAAGACTCGCTCAACCATGCCGAGCAACTGCTCAGCCAGGGGCGTGACCAGGTGCGTGACCTGCGCAGCGGCAGTGAACTGAAGCATGAGCTGTCGCATGCCCTGAAAGAGGCGGCCACCCACCTGACGCGCCAGTACGGCATTGATATCTTCGTCACCTGCAATACCGAACGCCGCCCGCTGCGCGAGGGGGCGGCTGCAGAAATCTTTGCCATTGTGCGCGAAGCCATGGTCAATGCCGCCCGCCATGCCGGCGCGCAGTTCATTGAGGTCCAGCTGGAATACAGCCGCCGCTTTCTGATCTGCGAAGTGCGCGATGGCGGCCGCGGCATTGCCGATCTGGAATTGCTGCAAGACCAGCGTGAGGGGCACTGGGGTATTCCCGGCATGCGGGAGCGTGCGCAAAAGCTGGGTGGTGTGTTGTTTATCGAGACCCGGGTCGGGGCGGGCACGCAGGTCACGGTGGCCATTCCTGGCCACAAAATCTACCTTGCGCCCGGCTGGGTGTTGCGGCTGTGGCGCATGCTGTTCAAGCGCCGTGGCCCCGCCGCAAGCGATGCTTTGCCGCCGGCAGACTGA
- a CDS encoding response regulator — translation MNPITIMTVDDHPLLRAGITGALEFEADMTVVAEAGNGLQAVELFREHRPDVTLMDVRMPEMNGISAMTQIRKEYPDARIVVLTTYEGDVQALRAIKAGAAGYLLKSMLRKELIDTIRMVHAGQKRIPPEIANDLAHHMADEALSTREVEVLRRAASGMSNKRIGSDLFISEETVKSHMTNILSKLSATDRTHAVTIALKRGILDLH, via the coding sequence ATGAACCCCATTACCATCATGACGGTCGATGACCACCCGCTGCTGCGCGCCGGCATTACCGGCGCACTGGAATTCGAGGCCGACATGACCGTGGTGGCCGAGGCCGGCAACGGGCTGCAGGCGGTAGAGTTGTTCCGCGAACATCGCCCGGATGTCACGCTGATGGATGTGCGCATGCCGGAAATGAACGGCATCAGCGCCATGACCCAGATCCGCAAGGAATACCCGGACGCGCGCATCGTGGTGCTCACCACTTATGAAGGCGACGTGCAGGCCCTGCGCGCCATCAAGGCCGGTGCGGCCGGTTATCTGCTGAAAAGCATGCTGCGCAAAGAGCTGATCGACACCATCCGCATGGTGCACGCCGGGCAAAAACGCATTCCGCCCGAGATTGCCAACGACCTGGCGCACCACATGGCCGACGAAGCGCTGAGCACGCGAGAGGTAGAAGTGCTGCGGCGGGCCGCGTCGGGCATGTCCAACAAGCGCATCGGCAGCGATCTGTTCATTTCTGAAGAAACGGTCAAATCGCACATGACCAATATCTTGTCCAAGCTGTCGGCTACCGATCGCACGCACGCGGTCACCATTGCGCTCAAGCGCGGGATTCTTGATCTGCACTAA
- a CDS encoding response regulator transcription factor produces the protein MTVEVEVAHCDPVIAWGLMAILAGVPGIRARMRASGGDATLDMMKADVLIADYDFATQFIRRHKGSAWYPSRAPRVLVMTARDLEWDVHQAMSVGVHGYMICNCDAQELITAVEKLVEGSPYVCKSIAQKLVNSLGHESLTLREMDVLQNVALGLGNQAIAQALGISAGTIKTHVSAILSKLRAATRTEAVAIARARGLIGVPGLRHAAPVLSAGTSAPLPPSRMASQASVASTL, from the coding sequence ATGACTGTCGAAGTAGAAGTAGCGCACTGCGATCCCGTCATCGCCTGGGGCCTGATGGCCATTCTTGCGGGCGTGCCCGGTATCCGGGCCAGAATGCGGGCCAGTGGCGGGGATGCCACGCTGGACATGATGAAAGCAGATGTGCTGATTGCAGACTATGACTTTGCGACGCAGTTTATCCGCCGCCACAAAGGCAGCGCCTGGTATCCCAGCCGTGCGCCGCGCGTGCTGGTGATGACCGCGCGTGATCTGGAGTGGGATGTCCACCAGGCCATGAGCGTGGGTGTGCACGGGTACATGATCTGCAATTGCGATGCGCAAGAGTTGATCACGGCGGTAGAAAAACTGGTGGAAGGCAGCCCGTATGTCTGCAAATCCATCGCCCAGAAACTGGTGAACAGTCTGGGGCATGAATCGCTGACCCTGCGCGAGATGGATGTCTTGCAGAATGTGGCGCTGGGCCTGGGCAACCAGGCCATTGCCCAGGCGCTGGGTATTTCAGCGGGCACCATCAAAACGCACGTCAGCGCCATTTTGTCGAAACTGCGTGCAGCCACGCGGACCGAAGCCGTAGCCATTGCCCGCGCCCGCGGGCTGATTGGCGTGCCCGGCTTGCGTCACGCGGCGCCGGTGCTGTCTGCCGGCACGTCCGCGCCGCTGCCGCCATCACGCATGGCCAGCCAGGCCAGCGTCGCCAGCACGCTTTGA
- a CDS encoding DUF5672 family protein, with translation MRININQILFLANRIFTYFLSPVLLTHHFTLSRIYAEFQQNHAGIRHRYGRRTQSGRCAFLQPSTKPGARALLCSPKPPPNLPAYIEHRVIAKLGYTEYSLFILFALWHVIETDFALIIQDDGWVLDAANWRDEFFNYDYIGAPTCHGRVDTATGTQWLASFEWWDHLNKPGSSVYPILNGGFSLRSKRMLRVFIDHPQLEIKIPRPNSLAFNPLRMRWRSYAPNEDAQLSAILRPQLEKLGIKYAPIDLCCHFSAEDTGPYYNEMDFQNLFGHHASWRRLISIDPPTVQYRLTRNIVQQARRERDIVRMFEDRGYIVQFPE, from the coding sequence TTGCGCATCAATATCAACCAAATCCTATTTTTAGCGAACCGGATATTCACTTATTTTTTGTCACCCGTTCTTTTAACCCATCACTTCACGTTATCCAGGATATATGCAGAATTTCAGCAAAATCACGCTGGTATCCGTCACCGGTATGGAAGACGCACGCAAAGCGGCAGATGCGCTTTCCTTCAGCCATCAACAAAGCCTGGTGCAAGGGCCTTGTTATGCAGCCCCAAACCGCCGCCCAATCTTCCCGCGTATATAGAGCACCGGGTAATTGCCAAACTGGGTTATACCGAATACAGCCTGTTTATTTTATTTGCGCTATGGCATGTCATTGAAACCGATTTTGCGCTGATTATCCAGGATGACGGCTGGGTACTGGATGCCGCCAACTGGCGTGACGAATTCTTCAATTACGACTACATCGGCGCCCCCACCTGTCATGGCCGCGTTGATACCGCCACCGGCACCCAATGGCTGGCAAGTTTCGAGTGGTGGGACCATCTTAACAAACCCGGCTCCAGCGTCTACCCGATTCTCAATGGCGGCTTCAGCCTGCGCAGCAAGCGCATGTTACGGGTGTTCATTGATCACCCGCAGCTTGAGATAAAAATCCCCCGGCCCAATTCCCTTGCCTTCAATCCACTGCGTATGCGCTGGCGAAGTTATGCTCCTAACGAAGACGCACAACTCAGCGCAATTTTACGGCCACAACTGGAAAAACTGGGCATCAAATATGCACCCATTGATTTGTGTTGCCATTTTTCCGCTGAAGACACCGGGCCTTATTACAACGAAATGGATTTCCAGAACCTGTTTGGTCATCATGCCTCATGGCGACGCCTGATCAGTATTGATCCACCCACGGTGCAATACCGGTTGACGCGGAATATTGTGCAGCAGGCGCGGAGAGAGCGCGATATTGTACGCATGTTTGAGGATCGCGGATATATCGTTCAATTTCCTGAATAG
- a CDS encoding Dps family protein — protein MDIHLGIPEKDRKEIADGLSRLLADTYTLYLQTHNFHWNVTGPMFNTLHLMFEAQYTELALAVDLIAERIRALGFVAPGTYSAFARLARVEVVENVPEATEMIRILLKGQETVVRTARELLDTVGNVNDQATDDLLTQRLQTHEKTAWMLRALLQ, from the coding sequence ATGGACATTCATCTGGGTATCCCTGAAAAAGACCGCAAGGAAATTGCCGACGGTTTGTCACGTCTGCTGGCCGACACCTACACGCTTTATCTGCAGACCCACAATTTCCACTGGAACGTGACCGGGCCCATGTTCAACACGCTGCACCTGATGTTCGAGGCGCAGTACACCGAACTGGCACTGGCCGTTGACCTGATTGCCGAGCGCATCCGCGCGCTGGGTTTTGTGGCACCGGGCACCTACAGCGCCTTCGCCAGACTGGCGCGCGTTGAGGTGGTGGAAAACGTGCCGGAAGCCACAGAAATGATCCGTATCTTGCTCAAGGGTCAGGAAACCGTGGTCCGCACCGCGCGCGAACTGCTCGATACGGTGGGCAACGTGAACGATCAGGCCACCGACGATCTGTTGACCCAGCGCCTGCAAACGCACGAAAAAACCGCCTGGATGCTGCGCGCGCTGCTGCAGTAA